A stretch of the Pantoea deleyi genome encodes the following:
- a CDS encoding methyl-accepting chemotaxis protein, which yields MNNIRIGIRLGAAFGFMALLVMFMVLIGIIKINSLGQANDEISGSLYVKASTSLSLRYYTSDMSRLARNAILLSDATKREKAISDYRDERHKVDGLITLIGDQLNTPQGKEIYARLNDHSALFLPFIDDVVTLAQQGKSEEATQLLFGPRYQTQGDYMASLKEMQTFQEGRMSAAAAKARDDRAGALTIITIAGVVALLLAAISAWIITRSITRPLQDAVEAAQRVSRGDLSGVVRSDRRDETGKLLAAIGEMQDSLINTVSLVRSNAENVAAASTQIAQGNADLSQRTEEQASALEQTAATMTQLGMTVKNNADNARQAGQLAVNVRDVASKGNEATVAITGTMKSISESSGRIGEITAVIDGIAFQTNILALNAAVEAARAGEHGRGFAVVASEVRSLAQRSASAAGEIRQLIAANATTVGEGNELVVHASETMSGILSAVGRLTDTVEEINSASAEQARGIEQVGIAVTEMDTSTQQNASLVEESASAASSLREQAALLLQAVSVFSLGNHAAPAAVQVPAAPLRAPVQTAVVKPREEPADDGWTSF from the coding sequence ATGAATAACATCAGGATAGGAATCAGGCTCGGCGCTGCCTTCGGCTTTATGGCGCTCCTTGTCATGTTTATGGTGCTCATCGGCATCATAAAAATTAACTCTCTCGGACAAGCCAACGATGAAATATCCGGCAGTCTGTATGTCAAAGCCTCCACATCGCTTTCACTCCGCTACTACACCTCAGATATGAGTCGTCTGGCGCGAAACGCCATCCTCCTGAGCGATGCCACCAAACGTGAAAAAGCTATCAGCGACTATCGCGATGAAAGGCATAAGGTGGACGGTCTGATCACGCTTATCGGCGATCAGCTCAACACACCGCAGGGAAAGGAGATTTACGCCCGTCTTAATGACCATTCAGCGCTCTTTCTGCCCTTCATTGATGACGTAGTAACTCTGGCGCAACAGGGCAAAAGCGAAGAGGCTACGCAGCTGCTTTTCGGCCCCCGTTATCAGACTCAGGGCGACTACATGGCGTCTCTGAAGGAGATGCAGACCTTCCAGGAAGGGCGTATGAGTGCCGCCGCAGCTAAGGCGCGCGACGATCGCGCTGGTGCACTGACGATCATCACTATTGCCGGCGTAGTGGCTCTGCTGCTGGCGGCTATCTCTGCATGGATTATCACGCGCAGTATTACCCGTCCTCTTCAGGATGCCGTAGAGGCAGCACAGCGTGTTTCGCGCGGGGATCTCAGTGGTGTGGTTCGCAGCGATCGCCGGGACGAAACCGGCAAGCTGCTGGCGGCCATCGGAGAGATGCAGGATTCACTGATTAATACCGTCAGTCTGGTGAGGAGCAATGCCGAAAATGTGGCAGCCGCCAGTACCCAGATTGCACAGGGCAACGCCGATCTCTCGCAGCGAACGGAGGAGCAGGCCAGTGCGCTTGAGCAGACGGCCGCGACCATGACGCAGCTCGGCATGACCGTTAAAAACAACGCCGATAATGCCCGTCAGGCAGGCCAGCTGGCCGTCAACGTGCGTGACGTCGCCAGTAAAGGCAACGAGGCGACGGTGGCCATCACCGGCACAATGAAATCCATCAGCGAAAGCTCCGGCCGCATCGGTGAAATTACGGCCGTTATCGACGGCATCGCCTTCCAGACCAATATCCTGGCGCTGAATGCCGCAGTAGAAGCCGCCCGCGCCGGAGAACATGGACGCGGCTTTGCGGTCGTCGCCAGCGAGGTCCGGTCACTGGCGCAGCGCAGCGCCTCTGCTGCGGGGGAGATTCGTCAGCTGATTGCAGCCAATGCCACAACCGTCGGAGAGGGCAATGAGCTGGTGGTCCACGCGTCAGAGACCATGTCGGGCATTCTCTCTGCGGTCGGGAGACTCACGGATACGGTCGAAGAGATTAACTCAGCCAGTGCCGAACAGGCTCGCGGGATTGAGCAGGTAGGTATTGCGGTGACAGAGATGGATACCAGCACGCAGCAGAATGCCTCGCTGGTTGAAGAGTCGGCTTCTGCGGCCTCAAGCCTCAGAGAGCAGGCGGCGCTTCTTCTTCAGGCGGTCTCTGTGTTCAGCCTGGGTAATCATGCGGCTCCTGCGGCGGTTCAGGTTCCGGCTGCTCCTCTCAGAGCGCCTGTCCAGACTGCGGTTGTTAAACCCCGCGAGGAACCAGCGGACGACGGCTGGACGAGCTTCTGA
- a CDS encoding NAD(P)/FAD-dependent oxidoreductase produces the protein MRYASLPFNHNQVGWPAGQYAFPPQPMLRGQIAADWLIVGAGFAGVAFARRLSEINPDLKIIIVDAYSPRESASARNSGFVIGLPHNIGSSTAELKKANAYRHLLQEGIRQLEQVMAQHGITCDWEKVGKYHCQAERGNDRILQEYARQLDSMEEPWTLAEGDALYQKLGTRFYHKGIYTPGCVLVNPAQLIAGLNHCLPENVQRYDNTPVLGVRYGSVAEVLTPYGVIRTPRIMLATNALSPELRPGLSRQAAMATFASLTDPLTDAQLASLPPMQSWGLTPVNAIAGATFRFTPDRRFLIRQHVIPALKGQVSAAQTWQATQLHQQLFHKVYPTLREVSISQTWSGTLSVTRNGAPEWGELNRFICTAGGCNGAGVSKQTVAGSLLADFMLKQDNPHLADMLSLGKASFMPPSPALDIGIALSLQKERYLGRKEV, from the coding sequence TTGCGCTACGCATCACTACCCTTCAACCACAATCAGGTGGGCTGGCCAGCGGGTCAGTACGCCTTTCCGCCGCAGCCGATGCTGCGGGGTCAGATCGCTGCCGACTGGCTTATCGTCGGCGCGGGATTTGCCGGCGTGGCGTTTGCGCGCCGGCTGTCGGAAATCAATCCCGATCTGAAAATAATCATCGTCGACGCCTACAGCCCGCGCGAAAGCGCATCGGCCCGTAACTCCGGCTTTGTCATTGGCCTGCCGCATAATATCGGCAGCTCAACGGCCGAATTAAAAAAGGCCAACGCCTACCGTCATTTGCTGCAGGAGGGCATCCGGCAGCTGGAGCAGGTGATGGCTCAGCATGGCATTACGTGCGACTGGGAAAAGGTGGGTAAATATCACTGTCAGGCCGAACGGGGTAACGACCGTATTCTGCAGGAGTATGCCCGTCAGCTCGATTCAATGGAGGAGCCCTGGACGCTGGCAGAGGGGGACGCGCTCTATCAGAAACTCGGCACGCGCTTTTACCACAAAGGTATCTATACGCCGGGCTGCGTACTGGTCAATCCGGCGCAGCTGATTGCCGGACTGAACCACTGCCTGCCCGAGAACGTACAGCGTTATGATAATACGCCCGTGCTGGGAGTGCGTTACGGCAGCGTGGCTGAAGTGCTGACGCCTTATGGTGTTATCAGAACGCCCAGAATAATGCTGGCGACCAACGCACTTTCGCCTGAACTGCGGCCGGGGCTTTCCCGTCAGGCGGCGATGGCGACCTTCGCCAGCCTGACCGACCCGCTGACGGACGCGCAGCTGGCCTCCCTGCCGCCGATGCAGAGCTGGGGGCTTACACCGGTCAATGCCATTGCCGGTGCCACCTTCCGCTTTACACCGGATCGCCGTTTCCTGATCCGTCAGCACGTCATCCCCGCACTGAAAGGTCAGGTGAGTGCCGCGCAGACCTGGCAGGCAACCCAGCTGCATCAGCAGTTATTCCATAAAGTCTACCCGACCCTGCGCGAGGTCAGCATCAGCCAGACCTGGTCCGGGACGCTGAGCGTCACCCGCAACGGCGCGCCGGAATGGGGCGAGCTGAACCGGTTTATCTGTACGGCGGGCGGCTGTAACGGCGCGGGCGTATCCAAGCAGACGGTAGCGGGCAGCCTGCTGGCTGATTTCATGCTGAAACAGGATAACCCGCACCTTGCGGATATGCTGTCGCTCGGAAAAGCCAGCTTTATGCCACCTTCACCGGCGCTGGATATCGGGATTGCGCTCTCGCTGCAGAAAGAGCGGTATCTGGGCAGAAAAGAGGTTTAA
- a CDS encoding MFS transporter, which produces MKSEPADGACQTPGLFRTLRTFPGTVHALLFFTLVIRFSYFMAWPFIAVIMTQNYHMSLIAIGGAMTSSALISVVLGMYGGQISDRLGRRVILLLGCAFSALGYIILAKAAGMGLFITGLMVIGVSFAWVDPPLRALMSDLLGDRRRRALALQMRYYLINVAAVFGPLVGIAFGLTSQKGTFLITGLSYLPFFVYVLLFIPAGTLLAGEQKESEVKLRLHQVTGIIIRDRVFIAALLCSILCTVVFIHYEAVLPQYLLLLNGEKAIKLITLILVTNACTVLVFQTFIMRFLAGYALPKRILLGGLIFAISQLCFFSVRSPDAWIWLTVTCVFSMGEAILMPNLNILLDQLAPPAHRGAYLGASMLSTLGIATGPLIGGVMLAWTGAGVFICTALLSLLLCVIIFVCRRRIVARLQNTL; this is translated from the coding sequence ATGAAATCTGAACCTGCCGACGGTGCGTGTCAGACACCGGGTTTATTCCGGACGCTGCGGACTTTTCCGGGAACCGTCCACGCCCTGCTCTTTTTCACGTTGGTTATCCGCTTTAGCTATTTTATGGCGTGGCCCTTTATTGCCGTGATCATGACACAGAACTACCACATGTCTCTGATCGCCATTGGTGGCGCGATGACCAGCAGCGCTCTGATCTCGGTGGTGCTCGGCATGTACGGCGGACAGATCTCGGACAGACTTGGCCGGCGCGTGATTCTTTTACTCGGCTGTGCCTTTTCGGCCCTCGGCTACATCATTCTCGCGAAGGCGGCAGGAATGGGGCTGTTTATTACCGGCCTGATGGTTATTGGCGTCTCCTTTGCCTGGGTGGATCCGCCACTGCGCGCGCTGATGAGTGATTTACTGGGCGATCGCCGTCGCCGGGCGCTTGCGCTGCAGATGCGTTATTACCTGATCAACGTCGCGGCCGTATTTGGTCCTCTGGTCGGGATAGCCTTCGGGCTGACTTCGCAGAAAGGCACATTCCTGATCACCGGCCTCTCCTACCTGCCTTTTTTCGTTTACGTGCTGCTGTTCATTCCGGCAGGGACATTGCTGGCCGGGGAGCAGAAAGAGAGCGAGGTGAAGCTCAGGCTGCATCAGGTAACGGGCATTATTATCAGGGACAGAGTGTTTATTGCAGCGCTGCTGTGCAGCATTCTGTGCACCGTGGTCTTTATCCATTACGAAGCGGTTCTGCCTCAGTACCTCCTTCTGCTGAACGGCGAGAAGGCCATCAAGCTGATTACCCTGATACTGGTGACCAACGCGTGCACCGTACTGGTGTTTCAGACCTTTATCATGCGGTTTCTGGCGGGCTATGCGCTGCCAAAACGCATTCTGCTGGGTGGCTTGATTTTCGCCATATCACAACTCTGCTTTTTTTCGGTACGTTCTCCGGATGCCTGGATCTGGCTCACGGTGACCTGTGTGTTCAGTATGGGTGAGGCGATCCTGATGCCAAATCTGAACATTCTGCTCGACCAGTTGGCGCCGCCAGCGCACCGGGGGGCCTATCTAGGCGCGTCCATGCTGTCTACCCTGGGGATTGCGACGGGGCCGTTAATCGGTGGCGTGATGCTGGCATGGACCGGTGCCGGAGTATTTATCTGCACGGCGTTGCTGAGCCTTCTGCTCTGCGTCATTATCTTCGTCTGCAGACGCAGAATAGTGGCGCGATTGCAGAATACCCTGTGA
- a CDS encoding SDR family NAD(P)-dependent oxidoreductase, which yields MKLRGKVALITGGGSGIGLAIARRFAQEGARVFITGRRETQLAEAAALSEGQIETIASDLTHPDDLAHLFDTLQVSAGRLDILVSSSGVAEPASLEETTEAHFDRAFNLNVRAMVLAVQRSVQLMGEGSAIVLVGSIAGSMANPGYGTYSASKAAVRSYARTWSHELAPRGIRVNTLSPGPTDTPMFDQASDEVREALSAQIPAKRLGQPDEVASAALFLACDESRYISGTELVIDGGMSA from the coding sequence ATGAAACTACGTGGAAAAGTCGCCCTGATCACCGGCGGCGGCAGCGGGATCGGTCTCGCCATTGCCCGTCGATTTGCTCAGGAAGGAGCCCGGGTCTTTATTACCGGCCGCCGCGAAACGCAGCTGGCTGAGGCTGCTGCCTTGTCCGAGGGTCAGATTGAGACCATCGCCAGCGATCTCACCCATCCTGACGATCTTGCGCATCTGTTCGATACGCTGCAGGTCAGCGCTGGCCGTCTCGACATCCTCGTCAGCTCATCGGGCGTGGCAGAACCGGCGAGCCTGGAGGAGACGACGGAAGCGCACTTTGACCGCGCCTTTAATCTGAACGTGCGGGCCATGGTGCTGGCGGTGCAGCGTTCGGTGCAGCTTATGGGGGAGGGCAGCGCCATCGTGCTGGTGGGTTCGATCGCCGGCAGCATGGCGAATCCGGGTTACGGCACCTATTCCGCCAGCAAGGCTGCGGTGCGATCCTACGCCCGTACCTGGAGTCATGAGCTGGCCCCGCGCGGCATCCGGGTCAATACCCTCAGCCCCGGCCCGACCGACACGCCGATGTTTGATCAGGCAAGCGATGAAGTCAGGGAGGCGCTGAGCGCGCAGATACCGGCAAAACGACTGGGTCAGCCCGATGAGGTCGCGTCAGCGGCGCTGTTCCTGGCCTGCGACGAGAGCCGCTATATCAGCGGCACGGAACTGGTGATTGATGGCGGCATGTCTGCATAG
- a CDS encoding sensor domain-containing diguanylate cyclase produces MYTMIKPSFTAVWSTDAQGICIASQESPAGVMPELRGVTLSSWLRLAQAEDDAKVALQLTAALEELTPFHIEVPIHCLDGKTRRVLVSGLPDSQPGTSHLQYNGFILDVTGQRKALEDALRTAAEYRLLIENSTDLIAHCDAEGRYVSISPSYCELIGWTAEEVIGRRVVDLLHPDDRQPATEALATLFSGGVLPDVVEVRKLHRDGHYMLVGTKACGVTNPSTGKNIGAVLVSRDITRDKEKLRDLEKLATLDQLTGLHNRAWINDKVERMLARTDEQAYTTVMFIDLNGFKAVNDLMGHATGDTLLQRVSKRLQRCMRPGDSVARLGGDEFVVAARCMDSEAASSIAMRINSSLQKPFTINNVEVRISASIGISLARFGSASAKMLFENADKAMYQAKARRDGTWQFFDAPPQPAGQ; encoded by the coding sequence ATGTACACAATGATCAAACCCTCCTTTACCGCCGTCTGGTCTACAGACGCGCAGGGTATCTGCATCGCCAGCCAGGAAAGTCCTGCCGGCGTGATGCCTGAACTCAGGGGCGTGACGCTGAGTTCATGGCTGAGGCTGGCGCAGGCTGAGGATGATGCAAAGGTGGCCCTGCAGCTGACGGCAGCGCTGGAAGAGCTGACGCCTTTTCACATTGAGGTGCCGATTCACTGTCTGGATGGCAAGACGCGCCGCGTCCTGGTCTCCGGCCTGCCCGATTCGCAGCCTGGCACCTCTCATCTGCAGTACAACGGCTTCATCCTCGACGTGACCGGTCAGCGTAAAGCGCTGGAGGATGCGCTGCGCACGGCGGCCGAATACCGTCTTTTAATCGAAAACAGCACCGATCTGATCGCCCACTGCGACGCAGAGGGCCGGTACGTTTCCATTTCGCCCTCTTATTGCGAACTGATTGGCTGGACCGCCGAAGAGGTGATCGGCCGCAGGGTGGTGGATTTACTGCATCCCGACGACCGCCAGCCCGCGACTGAAGCGCTGGCCACGCTCTTCAGCGGCGGCGTGCTGCCGGATGTGGTTGAGGTGCGCAAACTCCATCGCGACGGCCACTACATGCTGGTGGGTACCAAAGCCTGTGGCGTGACCAACCCCTCTACGGGCAAAAACATCGGGGCCGTACTGGTTTCACGCGACATCACGCGTGACAAAGAGAAGTTACGCGATCTCGAAAAGCTGGCAACGCTGGATCAGCTGACCGGGCTGCATAACCGGGCCTGGATCAACGATAAGGTGGAGCGGATGCTGGCCCGGACGGATGAACAGGCCTACACCACGGTGATGTTCATCGATCTCAACGGCTTCAAGGCGGTGAACGATCTGATGGGCCATGCGACAGGCGATACGCTGCTGCAGCGCGTCAGCAAACGCCTGCAACGCTGCATGCGTCCGGGCGACTCGGTGGCACGGCTGGGCGGTGATGAGTTTGTGGTGGCAGCCCGCTGCATGGACAGTGAAGCGGCGTCGTCTATTGCTATGCGCATCAACAGCAGCCTGCAAAAGCCCTTTACCATTAATAACGTCGAGGTGCGCATCAGCGCCTCGATTGGTATCAGCCTTGCCCGCTTCGGTTCTGCCTCTGCGAAAATGTTATTCGAGAACGCGGATAAGGCGATGTATCAGGCTAAAGCGCGTCGTGACGGCACCTGGCAGTTTTTTGACGCACCGCCGCAGCCCGCCGGACAGTAA
- a CDS encoding DUF4440 domain-containing protein yields the protein MLLENLKLLECSLHGERRKDREWLELILHPEFREITRSGVVVSRSETIISLLREETLPSIHSSDFRLTDLGFNCVLLHYRTCYADGSRPALRSSCWICSDQGQWRLVFHQGTPAAGTAQVGA from the coding sequence ATGCTTCTGGAAAATCTCAAGTTGCTTGAGTGCTCGCTTCACGGCGAAAGACGAAAAGACCGCGAGTGGCTTGAGTTGATCCTTCATCCTGAATTTCGGGAAATTACCCGGTCAGGGGTTGTTGTCAGCCGTTCAGAGACCATCATATCGCTGCTGAGGGAGGAAACTCTGCCTTCTATCCATAGCAGCGATTTCCGGCTCACCGACCTGGGATTCAACTGCGTCCTGCTTCACTATCGGACCTGTTACGCTGATGGCAGCCGTCCTGCGTTACGTTCATCCTGCTGGATTTGTTCAGATCAGGGTCAGTGGCGTCTGGTTTTTCATCAGGGAACGCCTGCAGCAGGCACGGCACAAGTAGGTGCATAA
- a CDS encoding winged helix-turn-helix transcriptional regulator has translation MTTDITTLLAEINSTRPILEQVANKWSVLILTVLCAQPARFNAIKRRLDPITHKSLTEALRRLERNGLVSRRVIASSPVAVEYAITPLGQTLQTPFVALVGWAKQHGETLEQAQVAYDAEGENRAG, from the coding sequence GTGACCACCGATATCACGACGCTGCTGGCCGAAATCAACAGTACCCGCCCTATTCTGGAACAGGTGGCAAACAAATGGTCGGTGCTGATCCTGACCGTGCTGTGCGCCCAGCCCGCGCGCTTTAACGCCATCAAGCGCAGGCTCGACCCGATTACCCATAAATCGCTGACGGAAGCCCTGCGGCGACTCGAACGCAACGGATTGGTGAGCCGCAGGGTGATCGCCTCATCGCCCGTGGCCGTCGAATACGCGATCACGCCGCTGGGCCAGACCCTGCAGACCCCGTTTGTCGCGCTGGTCGGCTGGGCAAAGCAACATGGAGAGACGCTGGAACAGGCGCAGGTGGCCTATGATGCCGAAGGTGAGAACAGGGCCGGGTAA
- a CDS encoding carbapenem self-resistance protein CarG family protein, translated as MMKLNIAFIALATMLISLCAFSQTDTRLYLNTGLNSLDLNNDGIPDAIFAATYDNNTSHPSETLNIFIRQEKNWFIVPIPDDEGFTWTDLRLSASTLKVSGTELHRYKQHVYVVRATKYAGSSGNEDVTDTLPVRFSRFRLEENSDDPGTSVFYWAPAGSYLTKQTFDDVDEAFNTLDMEKFR; from the coding sequence ATGATGAAACTGAACATAGCTTTTATAGCACTGGCCACTATGCTGATTAGCCTTTGCGCTTTTTCGCAGACAGACACCCGCCTTTATCTGAATACGGGACTGAATAGCCTGGATTTAAATAATGACGGTATACCTGATGCTATTTTTGCCGCCACTTATGACAATAACACTTCTCATCCAAGTGAAACCCTCAATATATTTATTCGCCAGGAAAAAAACTGGTTTATCGTGCCGATTCCGGACGACGAGGGTTTTACCTGGACAGATTTGAGACTGTCAGCGTCCACGCTTAAGGTAAGCGGCACAGAACTTCACCGCTATAAGCAACACGTTTATGTTGTCCGGGCGACAAAATATGCCGGCAGCTCTGGCAATGAAGATGTTACTGATACATTGCCGGTCAGATTTTCTCGCTTTCGGCTCGAAGAAAATAGCGACGATCCCGGGACATCAGTTTTTTACTGGGCACCTGCAGGTTCCTATCTTACAAAACAGACGTTTGACGATGTGGATGAAGCGTTCAACACCCTGGATATGGAGAAATTTCGTTAA
- a CDS encoding GrpB family protein, with protein MRTVVVVPYDDKWPEEFETESLLISRILNGVVMAVHHIGSTAVPGLSAKPVIDIMLEVSDIHELDTCNEAMSRAGYVARNENGIKERRYFTKGGDKRSYQLHAFATGNIQLLRHLAFRDYLRNNREIAAKYAEIKYTAALLSGNEPHRYSALKASFIEDHLRIALTDD; from the coding sequence ATGCGGACAGTGGTTGTTGTGCCTTATGATGATAAATGGCCTGAGGAATTTGAAACGGAAAGTTTACTGATAAGCAGAATACTCAATGGCGTCGTGATGGCTGTCCATCATATTGGCAGCACGGCTGTACCGGGTCTCTCTGCAAAACCCGTCATTGATATTATGCTGGAAGTCTCAGACATTCATGAACTGGATACCTGTAATGAAGCTATGTCTCGCGCCGGATATGTTGCTCGCAATGAAAACGGGATTAAGGAACGCAGATATTTCACTAAAGGCGGTGATAAGCGTAGCTATCAGCTGCATGCGTTCGCCACTGGAAATATCCAGTTATTAAGACACCTTGCTTTCCGCGATTATCTTCGTAATAACCGCGAAATTGCAGCGAAGTATGCAGAAATTAAATACACAGCAGCTTTACTCAGCGGTAATGAACCACATCGTTACAGCGCGTTAAAAGCGAGCTTTATTGAGGATCATCTGCGTATAGCACTGACTGATGATTAG
- a CDS encoding dTMP kinase, with protein MNRPLFVTLDGPKGAGKTTLLEAITQGLRAGKHKVVRLCEKKSDPFRAETMLLVNRIARQPSAELEREICKRFALSRAWISQQVLTRQPADSIILMDRWYPSDAAFRRMIPFAEILKLNGDHNVRVPDLHVGVVTAPAVSWARAAARSRGLGSTVIHRLEEHAACTRAFEREIARNGWLVCRNEGSLDEAAQQVIRAIIALR; from the coding sequence GTGAACCGTCCGCTGTTTGTCACGCTGGATGGCCCCAAAGGTGCCGGGAAAACCACCCTGCTGGAGGCAATTACCCAGGGTCTGAGAGCCGGAAAACACAAGGTGGTCCGGCTGTGCGAGAAGAAAAGCGATCCTTTCAGAGCGGAAACCATGCTGCTGGTGAACCGGATCGCCAGACAACCCTCTGCTGAGCTGGAACGGGAGATTTGCAAACGCTTTGCGCTGAGCCGGGCGTGGATTTCACAGCAGGTTCTGACCCGGCAGCCAGCCGACAGCATTATCCTGATGGATCGCTGGTATCCCTCAGACGCCGCGTTTCGCCGGATGATCCCTTTTGCGGAGATTTTAAAGCTCAACGGGGATCACAACGTGCGTGTGCCGGACCTGCATGTCGGCGTGGTGACCGCCCCGGCGGTATCCTGGGCAAGAGCCGCGGCGCGATCGCGGGGTCTGGGCAGCACCGTGATCCACCGGCTGGAGGAGCACGCTGCCTGTACCCGTGCGTTTGAACGGGAGATCGCCCGTAACGGCTGGTTAGTATGCCGTAATGAGGGAAGCCTGGATGAGGCAGCGCAGCAGGTGATTAGGGCCATTATCGCACTGCGCTGA
- a CDS encoding CpmK protein: MRFSGILLFFLSCCAHAMDKSPYSDLIQQSLNQQSLCLGEKQWPVSIRAGTDVWINAKMEALVDAGLIISHMEAGQKIWELTPYGQALFKKHHDFCYGTLRVRAIKTISSDKEGITYVTFTYYIQGLPEWAKNHSVRIANTDLDNLVMGVDTVRYQALFSSNSQGIIHLISEPEQLDLLY; this comes from the coding sequence ATGCGTTTCTCAGGCATTTTGCTTTTTTTCCTGTCGTGTTGTGCCCATGCGATGGACAAAAGTCCCTATAGTGATCTGATACAGCAGTCACTCAACCAGCAGTCTCTTTGCCTGGGTGAGAAGCAGTGGCCAGTCTCAATCAGAGCAGGAACCGATGTATGGATTAATGCAAAAATGGAGGCACTGGTCGATGCCGGTCTGATTATCTCTCATATGGAAGCAGGACAAAAAATATGGGAGCTAACGCCTTACGGTCAGGCCCTGTTCAAAAAACATCATGACTTCTGCTATGGAACTCTGCGCGTCAGAGCTATCAAAACTATCTCATCAGACAAAGAAGGCATTACTTATGTGACCTTCACTTATTACATTCAAGGTCTGCCTGAATGGGCAAAAAATCACTCAGTTCGTATTGCCAATACGGATCTCGATAACCTGGTCATGGGAGTGGATACCGTACGTTATCAGGCTCTCTTCAGCTCCAACAGTCAGGGTATTATCCATCTTATCAGTGAACCTGAACAACTTGATTTGCTCTATTAA